One region of Quercus lobata isolate SW786 chromosome 2, ValleyOak3.0 Primary Assembly, whole genome shotgun sequence genomic DNA includes:
- the LOC115974578 gene encoding probable E3 ubiquitin-protein ligase ARI8 translates to MESGDEINIGSDNEVNDYYGEDANNTDCNYDSLIKEEDSMDSDSDSPVAKRPRLEGPPDRNYTVLKQSDIRERQENTIAEVATVLSVSKAVATILLRHYNWSAVKVHEAWFSDEDRVRKNLGLLPTIEFPLDSTEVKCGICFDLFPTRDEIVSAACGHPYCVECFRGYIRTSINDGPGCLMLRCPDMSCSAVVDRDMVNSLVFEEEKQKYSTYLYRSYVEENKKIKWCPGPGCEYAIEFDDNQGWDVTCACDFSFCWNCVEDAHRPVVCKTVAKWIGKDHDESETKTWILAQTKPCPKCAKPIEKNAGCMHMTCNPPCNHQFCWICLGDWRKHRKCNGYKEDKEKEVKKAKRHVKKYNHYYERWAANNLSRQKAVSDLRTVITEQIEKLGEIYGKTQFQLRFILEAWQQIVECRRVLKWTYAYGYYLPRGEKAKKLLFEFLQGEAEAGLERLHEYAEKEVRQFLKDPEGSVNFEEFELKLKSLTGITKNYFEKLVRALENGLSEVQTFIEYWNCDLCTFANSWKNVTCEMCQTHQ, encoded by the coding sequence ATGGAGTCCGGCGACGAGATCAACATCGGTAGCGACAATGAGGTCAACGATTATTACGGCGAAGATGCAAACAACACTGACTGTAACTATGACTCGTTGATCAAAGAAGAGGATTCCATGGATTCTGATTCCGATAGTCCTGTTGCTAAAAGGCCTCGTCTTGAAGGTCCTCCAGACCGAAACTACACGGTGTTGAAGCAATCAGATATACGTGAACGCCAAGAGAACACTATTGCAGAAGTTGCCACGGTTCTCTCTGTATCAAAAGCCGTCGCAACAATTTTACTCCGTCACTATAATTGGAGTGCTGTTAAGGTTCACGAGGCATGGTTTTCTGATGAAGATCGAGTCAGAAAAAACTTGGGTTTATTACCCACCATCGAATTCCCACTTGACAGTACTGAAGTCAAGTGTGGAATATGTTTCGATTTGTTCCCAACACGCGATGAAATTGTCTCTGCCGCATGTGGTCATCCTTATTGTGTCGAATGTTTTCGAGGTTATATTAGGACTTCGATCAACGATGGTCCTGGATGTTTGATGCTGAGGTGCCCGGACATGTCTTGTTCTGCGGTTGTTGATCGAGATATGGTGAATAGTTTGGTTTTTGAGGAGGAAAAGCAGAAGTATTCGACTTATCTGTACAGGTCTTATGTCGAGGAGAATAAGAAGATCAAGTGGTGTCCTGGTCCGGGTTGCGAGTACGCAATTGAGTTCGATGATAATCAAGGTTGGGATGTGACTTGTGCTtgtgattttagtttttgttggAATTGTGTTGAGGATGCTCATCGACCAGTGGTTTGCAAAACAGTGGCTAAATGGATAGGGAAGGACCATGATGAGTCTGAAACCAAGACTTGGATATTGGCTCAAACAAAGCCTTGTCCCAAGTGTGCAAAACCAATTGAAAAAAACGCAGGGTGTATGCACATGACATGCAATCCACCCTGTAATCATCAGTTTTGCTGGATATGTCTTGGTGATTGGCGTAAGCATAGGAAATGTAATGGTTATAAGGAAGATAAggaaaaagaggtaaaaaaggCAAAGAGACATGTAAAGAAATACAATCATTACTATGAAAGATGGGCAGCTAATAACTTGTCAAGGCAAAAAGCTGTTTCAGACTTGCGTACGGTGATAACCGAGCAGATTGAGAAGCTTGGTGAGATTTATGGCAAAACCCAATTTCAGCTTAGGTTCATATTAGAGGCTTGGCAACAAATAGTTGAATGTAGAAGAGTGTTGAAGTGGACCTATGCATATGGGTACTATCTGCCTAGGGGTGAGAAGGCTAAGAAGCTGCTTTTCGAGTTTTTGCAAGGGGAAGCAGAAGCTGGCCTTGAAAGGCTTCATGAATATGCTGAGAAGGAAGTGAGGCAGTTTCTCAAAGATCCTGAGGGATCAGTAAATTTCGAAGAATTCGAGTTAAAGCTGAAGAGCTTAACGGGAATTACTAAAAATTACTTTGAGAAGCTGGTTAGAGCATTAGAGAATGGCCTATCAGAGGTGCAAACTTTCATAGAGTATTGGAATTGTGATCTGTGTACTTTTGCCAATTCCTGGAAAAACGTAACTTGCGAGATGTGTCAAACGCACCAGTGA
- the LOC115958246 gene encoding probable E3 ubiquitin-protein ligase ARI7, with protein sequence MDSGDEINIYSDNEVNDYYGEDANNTDCNYDSLIKEEDFVDSDSDSPVAKRPRLEGPTDQNYTVLKQSDIRERQENTIAEVATVLSVSKAVATVLLLHYNWSASKVHEAWFSNEDRVRKNLGLLPIIEFPFDSTEVTCGICFDSFPTREEIVSAACGHPYCVECFRDYVRTSINDGPGSLMLRCPDMSCSAVVDRDIVNSLVSEEEKQKYSTYLYRSYVEENKKIKWCPGPGCEYAIEFDDNQGWDVTCACDFSFCWNCVEDAHRPVDCETVANWIAKNHDESETKTWILAQTKPCPKCAKPIEKNAGCMHMTCNPPCNHQFCWICLGDWRNHRKCNGYKEDKEKEVKKAKRHVKKYNHYYERWAANNLSRQKAVSDLRTVLTEQIEKLGEIYGKTQFQLGFILEAWQQIVECRRVLKWTYAYGYYLPRGEKAKKLLFEFLQGEAEAGLERLHGYAEKEVRQFLKDPEPEGSVNFEEFELKLKSLTGITKNYFEKLVRALENGLSEVQTFK encoded by the coding sequence ATGGATTCCGGCGACGAGATCAACATCTATAGCGACAATGAGGTCAACGATTATTACGGCGAAGATGCAAACAACACTGACTGTAACTATGACTCGTTGATCAAAGAAGAGGATTTCGTGGATTCTGATTCCGATAGTCCTGTTGCTAAAAGGCCTCGTCTTGAAGGTCCTACAGATCAAAACTACACGGTGTTGAAGCAATCAGATATACGTGAACGCCAAGAGAACACTATTGCAGAAGTTGCCACGGTTCTCTCTGTATCAAAAGCTGTCGCAACAGTTTTGCTCCTCCACTATAATTGGAGTGCTAGTAAGGTTCACGAGGCATGGTTTTCTAACGAAGATCGAGTCAGAAAAAACTTGGGTTTATTACCCATCATCGAATTTCCATTTGACAGTACTGAAGTCACATGTGGAATATGTTTCGATTCGTTCCCAACACGTGAAGAAATTGTCTCAGCCGCATGTGGTCATCCTTATTGTGTCGAATGTTTTCGAGATTATGTCAGGACTTCGATCAACGATGGTCCTGGATCTTTGATGCTGAGATGCCCCGACATGTCTTGTTCTGCGGTTGTTGATCGAGACATAGTGAATAGCTTGGTTTCTGAGGAGGAAAAGCAGAAGTATTCGACTTATCTGTACAGGTCTTATGTTGAGGAGAATAAGAAGATCAAGTGGTGTCCTGGTCCGGGTTGCGAGTACGCAATTGAGTTCGATGATAATCAAGGTTGGGATGTGACTTGTGCTtgtgattttagtttttgttggAATTGTGTTGAGGATGCTCATCGACCAGTGGATTGTGAAACTGTGGCTAATTGGATAGCGAAGAACCATGACGAGTCTGAAACCAAGACTTGGATATTGGCTCAAACAAAGCCTTGTCCCAAGTGTGCAAAACCAATTGAAAAAAACGCAGGGTGTATGCACATGACGTGCAATCCACCCTGTAATCATCAGTTTTGCTGGATATGTCTTGGTGATTGGCGGAATCATAGGAAATGTAATGGTTATAAGGAAGATAAggaaaaagaggtaaaaaaggCAAAGAGACATGTAAAGAAATACAATCATTACTATGAAAGATGGGCAGCTAATAACTTGTCAAGGCAAAAAGCTGTTTCAGACTTGCGTACAGTGCTAACCGAGCAGATTGAGAAGCTTGGTGAGATTTATGGCAAAACCCAATTTCAGCTTGGGTTCATATTAGAGGCTTGGCAACAAATAGTTGAATGTAGAAGAGTGTTGAAGTGGACCTATGCATATGGGTACTATCTGCCTAGGGGTGAGAAGGCTAAGAAGCTGCTTTTCGAGTTTTTGCAAGGGGAAGCAGAAGCTGGTCTTGAAAGGCTTCATGGATATGCTGAGAAGGAAGTGAGGCAGTTTCTCAAAGATCCTGAGCCTGAGGGATCAGTAAATTTCGAAGAGTTCGAGTTAAAGCTGAAGAGCTTAACGGGAATTACTAAAAATTACTTTGAGAAGCTGGTTAGAGCATTAGAGAATGGCCTATCAGAGGTGCAAACTTTCAAATAG